A single Pseudomonas brassicacearum DNA region contains:
- a CDS encoding IS1182 family transposase: MKRFIQGEHRDQTTLLPESLDDYVSDTNPVRVVDVFVDELDLITLGFESAVPAKTGRPAYHPAVMLKIYIYGYLNRIQSSRRLECEAQRNVELMWLTGRLMPDFKTIANFRKDNSKAIRGVCRQFVVLCQQLGLFSEHFVAIDGSKFKAVNHRDRNFTSAKLKRRMEEIESSIARYLKALDEADRQEPKSSGPKGGLEEKIAKLKEQMKALHAIEIQLEASPDKQISLTDPDARSMMMTSGHGIVGYNVQTAVDTKHHLIVAHEVTNVGHDRDQLSSMAQQAREAMQIESLSVVADRGYYKSREILACHETGITAYVPKTLSSRAKFDGRFGNDEFIYDADKNVYVCPAKQVLIWRNSYVDKGKKLDVYWHSNCQACSIKAQCTPARERKIRRWEHEAVLEEMQVRLNNEPQMMSIRKRTVEHPFGTLKQWMGATHFLTRRLAGVSTEMSLNVLAYNWKRVMKILGAQGLMKALAA; encoded by the coding sequence ATGAAACGCTTCATCCAAGGTGAACATCGAGATCAAACTACCTTGCTCCCCGAGAGCTTGGACGACTACGTCAGCGATACCAATCCGGTGCGCGTTGTCGATGTCTTCGTGGATGAACTCGACCTGATCACCTTGGGTTTTGAAAGCGCTGTCCCCGCTAAAACGGGCCGACCGGCTTATCACCCTGCAGTCATGCTGAAAATCTACATCTACGGCTATCTCAACCGTATCCAGTCAAGCCGGCGTCTTGAGTGCGAGGCGCAGCGCAACGTCGAGTTGATGTGGCTGACCGGTCGCCTGATGCCGGATTTCAAGACCATCGCCAACTTCCGCAAAGACAACTCAAAGGCCATTCGAGGAGTCTGTCGGCAGTTCGTCGTGCTGTGTCAACAACTGGGGCTTTTCTCGGAACATTTCGTTGCCATCGATGGCAGTAAATTCAAGGCGGTGAACCACCGCGACCGCAACTTCACCAGCGCCAAGCTGAAGCGCCGGATGGAAGAGATCGAATCAAGCATTGCCCGTTATCTGAAGGCGCTGGATGAGGCTGATCGGCAAGAGCCCAAGTCTTCAGGGCCCAAAGGCGGCCTGGAAGAGAAGATCGCCAAATTGAAGGAGCAGATGAAGGCGCTCCATGCGATTGAAATACAGCTTGAAGCATCGCCGGACAAACAGATCTCGCTGACCGACCCGGACGCGCGCTCGATGATGATGACGAGCGGTCATGGCATCGTGGGCTACAACGTGCAGACAGCAGTCGATACCAAACACCATTTGATTGTCGCGCACGAGGTGACCAATGTCGGTCACGACCGTGATCAGCTTAGCTCGATGGCCCAGCAGGCCCGTGAGGCGATGCAAATCGAATCGTTGTCGGTGGTAGCGGACCGAGGGTATTACAAAAGCAGAGAAATCCTGGCCTGTCACGAGACAGGGATCACCGCTTATGTGCCGAAAACGCTGAGTTCGCGGGCCAAATTTGATGGCCGTTTCGGTAATGACGAGTTTATTTACGACGCGGACAAAAATGTGTACGTCTGCCCCGCCAAGCAAGTGCTGATCTGGCGCAACTCTTATGTCGACAAGGGCAAGAAGCTGGACGTTTACTGGCACTCCAACTGCCAGGCCTGTTCGATAAAGGCGCAATGCACACCGGCCAGAGAGCGGAAGATTCGGCGCTGGGAACATGAGGCGGTACTGGAGGAAATGCAGGTCCGCCTGAACAATGAGCCGCAGATGATGAGCATCCGCAAGCGAACGGTCGAGCACCCCTTCGGGACGCTGAAGCAATGGATGGGGGCGACGCATTTTTTGACGCGGCGGCTGGCTGGGGTAAGCACCGAAATGAGCTTGAATGTACTCGCTTACAATTGGAAAAGGGTGATGAAAATCCTTGGTGCGCAGGGTCTGATGAAAGCGCTGGCGGCCTGA
- a CDS encoding GGDEF domain-containing protein, translating into MVDKNLQDYSLPHWPEAAQTLMALMHAQGEVARLSEREQLFSSLLVSVNAVLWAFNWETRQVLYVSPAYERIFGRPAGLVLADFNEWRDAIYPDDLEYAERSLAEVLVKGAVEDREYRIIAGDGQVRWLSDKCFINRKAEPGQPVIVVGIAEDITEKKLLESELQRLATTDVLTQSSNRRHFFECAHREFEQARLQGMPMAFLLLDIDDFKVINDTYGHQEGDTVLQRIAESGRSVLRRGDLFGRIGGEEFAAVFPGCAPDMALQVAERLQREIQRLMFRCGEQSFGITVSQGLTSITADDQSLDSLFARADAAMYEAKRKGKNRIIAA; encoded by the coding sequence ATGGTCGACAAGAACCTACAGGATTACTCCCTACCTCATTGGCCCGAGGCAGCCCAGACGCTCATGGCGCTGATGCATGCCCAGGGCGAAGTGGCGCGCCTGAGCGAGCGTGAGCAGCTGTTCAGCTCGTTGCTGGTCAGCGTCAATGCCGTGCTGTGGGCGTTCAACTGGGAAACCCGGCAGGTGCTGTATGTCAGCCCCGCCTACGAGCGGATCTTCGGCCGCCCCGCCGGTCTGGTCCTGGCTGACTTCAACGAATGGCGCGACGCAATCTACCCCGACGACCTGGAGTATGCCGAGCGCAGCCTGGCCGAGGTATTGGTCAAGGGCGCCGTCGAAGACCGTGAATACCGCATCATCGCCGGCGACGGCCAGGTCCGCTGGCTGAGCGACAAATGCTTCATCAACCGCAAGGCCGAGCCAGGGCAACCGGTGATTGTGGTGGGCATTGCCGAAGACATCACCGAAAAGAAGCTGCTGGAAAGCGAACTGCAGCGCCTGGCGACCACCGACGTGCTGACCCAAAGCAGCAATCGCCGGCATTTTTTCGAATGCGCCCACCGTGAGTTCGAGCAGGCACGGCTACAAGGGATGCCCATGGCGTTCCTGTTGCTGGACATCGATGACTTCAAGGTGATCAACGACACCTACGGCCATCAGGAAGGCGATACCGTGCTGCAGAGAATCGCCGAAAGCGGGCGGTCCGTGCTCCGGCGCGGCGACCTGTTCGGGCGGATTGGTGGTGAAGAGTTCGCTGCGGTGTTCCCCGGCTGCGCCCCCGACATGGCATTGCAAGTGGCCGAGCGGCTGCAACGGGAAATCCAGCGCTTGATGTTTCGCTGCGGCGAGCAGAGCTTCGGCATTACCGTGAGCCAGGGCCTGACCAGCATCACGGCCGACGACCAGAGCCTCGACAGCCTGTTCGCCCGCGCCGACGCGGCCATGTACGAAGCCAAGCGCAAGGGTAAGAACCGCATCATCGCGGCTTGA
- a CDS encoding helix-turn-helix domain-containing protein produces MTKAIYRREHEVFLQVLKRIRIESGLTQAQCSAALGRPQSFMSDVERGVRRLDTVQLRDLCLVLGTDLTSFSADYERALKGE; encoded by the coding sequence ATGACCAAAGCTATTTATCGACGCGAGCACGAGGTTTTTCTTCAGGTCCTCAAGCGCATACGCATCGAATCCGGACTGACTCAGGCACAGTGTTCGGCAGCGCTGGGCAGACCGCAGTCATTCATGAGCGATGTGGAGCGGGGGGTGCGAAGGCTGGATACGGTTCAGTTGCGGGATTTGTGTCTGGTTTTGGGCACCGATTTGACGAGTTTTTCAGCCGACTATGAAAGGGCGCTCAAGGGCGAATGA
- a CDS encoding DUF6124 family protein has translation MVKHSPNPPQSGHKSRVQAQEEKKLDDAATRALDYYLKPKPASPPEPDKNQLFIVSPHIDTETLLANASEDLLSISTIAADLADDVDDSRRCVALAISRMADGVQLLVERALDHLETKEMAAPGAKV, from the coding sequence ATGGTCAAGCATTCACCGAATCCGCCGCAAAGCGGCCACAAATCCCGCGTCCAAGCGCAGGAAGAAAAAAAGCTCGATGACGCCGCCACCCGCGCCCTCGACTACTACCTCAAACCCAAGCCCGCCTCACCGCCCGAACCCGATAAAAACCAACTCTTCATCGTGTCCCCCCACATCGACACCGAAACCCTGCTCGCCAACGCCTCCGAAGACCTACTGTCCATCAGCACCATCGCCGCCGACCTGGCTGACGACGTCGATGACTCACGCCGCTGCGTCGCCCTGGCGATCAGCCGCATGGCCGATGGGGTGCAGTTGTTGGTCGAGCGGGCGTTGGATCATTTGGAAACCAAGGAGATGGCGGCGCCTGGGGCCAAGGTGTAA
- a CDS encoding HDOD domain-containing protein yields the protein MTAVDLPAVPRVLIAEADPASRELLEQVLSGVRCDARVDTCGDGKEALDLLAKHPYDLVIADWELPQVDGLAILRGLRQQHRTPPLPFILMSRRNDSASVREVLPLAPTAYLTKPLNREHLTQRLQGLLVGGEETSNDAPIPGAGLTLATFLERRRDLSEGAPLMTDVQVAVRRSLNPGGLDLKLLEEELRTDPQITAVLIAAANGAAQHQGGGPVQTVAQALHQLGTGQSMNLILGLALKRCARLSVPCLADYAERYWELSLQAAEYARILARLLDLEPERCYCAGLLHRLGDLALLRCLEEWTQAGGELDELEEVGSCLDQYGAGFGSALRTRWRLPLELRELIAAAYSLGGGVYSREALVMNMAAQMAHLTEHEGLEELARGRTARLLKIGLPELMRLRRK from the coding sequence ATGACTGCTGTGGATTTACCCGCTGTACCCCGTGTGTTGATCGCCGAGGCCGATCCGGCGTCCCGTGAGCTGCTTGAACAGGTGTTGTCGGGCGTGCGCTGCGATGCACGGGTGGACACCTGTGGCGACGGCAAAGAGGCTTTGGATTTGCTGGCCAAACATCCCTACGACCTGGTGATTGCCGATTGGGAGCTGCCGCAGGTTGATGGCCTGGCTATCCTGCGTGGCCTTCGCCAGCAGCATCGCACCCCACCGCTACCGTTCATCCTGATGAGCCGGCGCAACGACAGCGCCAGCGTGCGCGAGGTCCTGCCGCTGGCGCCGACCGCGTATCTGACCAAGCCTTTGAACCGGGAACACCTGACCCAGCGTTTGCAGGGGTTGTTGGTGGGCGGCGAAGAAACCTCCAACGATGCGCCGATCCCGGGAGCGGGGCTGACCTTGGCCACCTTCCTGGAGCGTCGGCGTGACCTGTCCGAGGGCGCGCCCTTGATGACCGATGTGCAAGTGGCGGTCAGGCGCAGCCTCAACCCCGGCGGCCTGGATTTGAAACTGCTCGAAGAAGAGCTCCGCACCGACCCGCAAATCACCGCGGTGCTGATCGCGGCGGCCAACGGCGCTGCCCAGCATCAGGGCGGCGGCCCGGTGCAGACCGTGGCCCAGGCACTGCACCAGCTCGGCACCGGACAAAGCATGAACTTGATCCTCGGCCTGGCCCTCAAGCGCTGCGCCCGGCTCAGCGTCCCGTGCCTGGCGGACTATGCCGAGCGTTACTGGGAACTGTCGCTGCAAGCCGCCGAGTACGCCCGAATCCTGGCTCGGTTGCTGGATCTGGAACCGGAACGCTGTTATTGCGCCGGGCTGTTACACCGCCTGGGTGACCTGGCGCTGTTGCGTTGCCTGGAGGAGTGGACGCAGGCGGGTGGCGAGCTGGATGAGTTGGAGGAAGTAGGGAGTTGCCTCGATCAATACGGCGCTGGTTTCGGCTCGGCGCTGCGCACCCGTTGGCGCCTGCCGCTGGAGCTGCGTGAGTTGATCGCGGCAGCCTATAGCCTGGGTGGTGGGGTGTATTCCCGCGAGGCACTGGTGATGAACATGGCGGCGCAGATGGCCCACCTGACCGAGCATGAAGGACTTGAAGAGCTGGCCCGGGGGCGCACGGCGCGGTTGCTGAAGATCGGCTTGCCCGAGTTGATGCGGTTGCGCCGCAAGTAA
- the gabT gene encoding 4-aminobutyrate--2-oxoglutarate transaminase: MSKTNADLMARRIAAVPRGVGQIHPIFAESAKNATVTDVEGREFIDFAGGIAVLNTGHVHPKIIAAVTEQLNKLTHTCFQVLAYEPYVELCEKINAKVPGDFAKKTLLVTTGSEAVENAVKIARAATGRAGVIAFTGAYHGRTMMTLGLTGKVVPYSAGMGLMPGGIFRALYPNELHGVSIDDSIASIERIFKNDAEPRDIAAIIIEPVQGEGGFYVAPKEFMKRLRALCDQHGILLIADEVQTGAGRTGTFFAMEQMGVAADLTTFAKSIAGGFPLAGVCGKAEYMDAIAPGGLGGTYAGSPIACAAALAVMEVFEEEHLLERCKAVGERLVTGLKAIQKKYPVIGDVRALGAMIAVELFENGDSHKPNAAAVAQVVAKARDKGLILLSCGTYGNVLRVLVPLTAPDEQLDKGLAIIEECFSEL, from the coding sequence ATGAGCAAGACCAACGCAGACCTGATGGCCCGCCGTATCGCCGCTGTTCCACGCGGTGTTGGCCAGATTCACCCGATCTTTGCCGAATCGGCGAAGAACGCCACGGTAACCGACGTTGAAGGTCGTGAGTTCATCGACTTCGCCGGCGGCATCGCCGTGCTGAACACCGGCCACGTACACCCGAAAATCATCGCCGCCGTGACCGAACAGCTGAACAAGCTGACCCACACCTGCTTCCAGGTCCTGGCCTACGAGCCGTACGTGGAACTGTGCGAAAAAATCAACGCCAAGGTCCCGGGTGACTTCGCCAAGAAAACCCTGCTGGTGACCACCGGTTCGGAAGCGGTGGAAAACGCCGTGAAAATCGCCCGCGCCGCCACGGGCCGTGCCGGTGTGATCGCCTTCACCGGCGCTTACCACGGTCGCACCATGATGACCCTGGGCCTGACCGGTAAAGTCGTACCGTACTCGGCCGGCATGGGCTTGATGCCCGGCGGCATCTTCCGCGCGCTGTACCCGAACGAGCTGCACGGCGTGAGCATCGACGATTCCATCGCCAGCATCGAGCGCATCTTCAAGAACGACGCCGAACCGCGTGACATCGCGGCAATCATCATCGAGCCGGTACAGGGCGAGGGTGGTTTTTATGTGGCGCCCAAGGAATTCATGAAGCGCCTGCGCGCCCTGTGCGACCAGCACGGCATCCTGTTGATCGCTGACGAAGTGCAGACCGGCGCCGGCCGTACCGGCACCTTCTTCGCCATGGAGCAGATGGGCGTTGCCGCCGACCTGACCACGTTCGCCAAATCCATCGCTGGCGGTTTCCCGTTGGCCGGTGTGTGCGGCAAGGCCGAGTACATGGATGCCATCGCGCCGGGTGGCCTGGGTGGCACCTACGCCGGTAGCCCGATCGCCTGTGCGGCGGCGTTGGCGGTGATGGAAGTGTTCGAAGAAGAACACCTGCTGGAGCGCTGCAAGGCCGTGGGCGAGCGTCTGGTGACTGGCCTCAAGGCGATCCAGAAGAAGTACCCGGTCATTGGTGATGTGCGTGCCCTGGGCGCGATGATCGCCGTGGAGTTGTTCGAAAACGGCGACTCCCACAAGCCGAACGCGGCAGCGGTAGCCCAAGTCGTGGCCAAGGCGCGTGACAAGGGCTTGATCCTGCTGTCCTGCGGCACCTATGGCAACGTTTTGCGGGTGCTGGTGCCGCTGACCGCGCCGGACGAGCAACTGGACAAAGGCCTGGCAATCATCGAAGAGTGCTTCTCCGAACTCTGA
- the gabD gene encoding NADP-dependent succinate-semialdehyde dehydrogenase, with the protein MQLKDTQLFRQQAFIDGAWVDADNGQTINVTNPATGEVLGTVPKMGAAETRRAIEAADKALPAWRALTAKERANKLRRWYELLIENQDDLGRLMTLEQGKPLAEAKGEIVYAASFIEWFAEEAKRIYGDVIPGHQPDKRLIVIKQPIGVTAAITPWNFPAAMITRKAGPALAAGCTMVIKPASQTPFSALALVELAHRAGIPQGVLSVVTGSAGDIGGELTSNPIVRKLSFTGSTEIGRQLMAECAKDIKKVSLELGGNAPFIVFDDADLDKAVEGAIISKYRNNGQTCVCANRLYIQDSVYDAFAEKLKAAVAKLKIGNGLDDGTTTGPLIDGKAVAKVQEHIADAVSKGATVLSGGKAMEGNFFEPTILTNVPKNAAVAKEETFGPLAPLFRFKDEAEVIAMSNDTEFGLASYFYARDLGRVFRVAEALEYGMVGVNTGLISNEVAPFGGIKASGLGREGSKYGIEDYLEIKYLCLGI; encoded by the coding sequence ATGCAGCTTAAAGACACCCAGTTGTTCCGCCAACAAGCCTTTATCGATGGCGCTTGGGTCGATGCGGACAATGGTCAGACGATCAACGTCACCAACCCGGCAACGGGCGAAGTACTGGGCACTGTGCCGAAAATGGGCGCCGCCGAAACCCGTCGGGCGATTGAAGCCGCCGACAAGGCACTGCCGGCCTGGCGTGCGCTGACGGCCAAGGAGCGCGCCAACAAGCTGCGCCGCTGGTACGAATTGCTGATCGAGAACCAGGACGACCTCGGTCGCCTGATGACCCTGGAACAAGGCAAGCCGCTGGCCGAAGCCAAGGGCGAAATCGTCTACGCCGCCTCGTTCATCGAGTGGTTTGCCGAAGAAGCCAAGCGCATCTACGGTGATGTGATTCCCGGCCACCAGCCCGACAAGCGCCTGATCGTGATCAAGCAGCCGATCGGCGTGACCGCGGCCATTACCCCGTGGAACTTCCCGGCCGCGATGATCACCCGCAAGGCCGGCCCAGCCCTGGCCGCTGGTTGCACCATGGTCATCAAGCCAGCTTCGCAAACCCCTTTCTCGGCCCTGGCCCTGGTGGAACTGGCGCACCGTGCTGGCATTCCGCAAGGCGTGTTGAGCGTTGTCACCGGCAGTGCCGGCGACATCGGCGGCGAGCTGACCAGCAACCCGATCGTGCGCAAGCTGTCCTTCACCGGTTCGACCGAGATCGGTCGCCAACTGATGGCCGAATGTGCCAAGGACATCAAGAAAGTCTCCTTGGAACTGGGCGGCAACGCACCATTCATCGTGTTCGACGACGCGGACCTGGATAAGGCCGTCGAAGGCGCGATCATTTCCAAATACCGCAACAACGGCCAGACCTGCGTCTGCGCCAACCGTCTGTACATCCAGGATTCGGTGTACGACGCATTCGCCGAAAAACTCAAGGCAGCGGTCGCCAAGCTCAAGATCGGCAACGGCCTGGACGATGGCACCACAACAGGTCCCTTGATCGACGGCAAAGCGGTCGCCAAGGTGCAGGAACACATCGCTGATGCAGTCAGCAAAGGCGCGACCGTGCTGTCAGGCGGCAAGGCAATGGAAGGCAACTTCTTCGAGCCGACCATCCTGACCAACGTGCCGAAGAATGCCGCCGTGGCGAAGGAAGAAACCTTCGGTCCGCTGGCACCGCTGTTCCGCTTCAAAGACGAAGCCGAAGTGATCGCGATGTCCAACGACACCGAGTTCGGCCTGGCCTCGTACTTCTATGCCCGCGACCTGGGCCGTGTGTTCCGTGTGGCCGAAGCCCTGGAATACGGCATGGTCGGCGTCAACACCGGATTGATTTCCAACGAAGTCGCGCCGTTCGGCGGCATCAAGGCTTCGGGCCTGGGCCGTGAAGGCTCCAAGTACGGCATTGAGGATTACCTGGAAATCAAATACCTCTGCCTGGGTATCTGA
- a CDS encoding RNA polymerase sigma factor, translating to MPAALDSPSDESLLARYRNGDGAAFEALYARHRQGLYRFLVSLSNKAELAEEVFQDTWLSLIRSTTEPQGRASFRTWLFQIARNRLIDHWRKHGVHNPLHDSYDEQLHVQPDDTSSPEQQLSLSRDQARLDAALQALPEDQREVFLLRLHGDLELPQIAALTGAPLETVKSRLRYAQQKLHRLLAEEVSA from the coding sequence ATGCCCGCTGCGCTTGATTCTCCCAGCGACGAATCGCTGCTGGCCCGCTACCGCAACGGCGACGGGGCTGCTTTCGAAGCCCTGTACGCCCGCCATCGGCAAGGGCTTTACCGGTTCCTCGTGTCCTTGAGCAACAAGGCCGAACTGGCCGAGGAAGTGTTCCAGGACACCTGGCTCAGCCTGATTCGCAGCACCACCGAGCCACAAGGCCGGGCAAGTTTTCGTACCTGGCTGTTCCAGATTGCCCGCAACCGCTTGATCGACCACTGGCGCAAGCATGGTGTCCACAACCCGTTGCACGACAGCTACGATGAGCAGCTTCACGTCCAGCCCGACGACACCAGCAGCCCTGAGCAACAGTTGAGCCTGAGTCGCGACCAGGCGCGTCTCGACGCGGCATTGCAGGCCTTGCCCGAAGATCAGCGGGAAGTCTTCCTGCTGCGCCTGCACGGCGACCTGGAGCTGCCACAGATTGCCGCCTTGACCGGCGCCCCACTGGAAACGGTCAAGAGCCGCTTGCGTTACGCCCAGCAGAAACTGCATCGACTGCTGGCCGAGGAGGTATCCGCATGA
- the desA gene encoding delta-9 fatty acid desaturase DesA: protein MWYEGFLGLSAWSLVAVTLLMTHVTIIAVTVYLHRYSAHRSLELNAGLKHFFRFWLWLTTAQNTREWTAIHRKHHAKCETVDDPHSPVIKGLSTVLRKGAELYRAEAENPETLRIYGKNCPDDWIERNLYSRFPLVGVAIMGIIDLLLFGTIGITIWAIQMMWIPVWAAGVVNGLGHAVGYRNFECRDAATNLVPWGILIGGEELHNNHHTYPNSAKLSVRKWEFDLGWAWIRVFSVLGLAKVQRVAPIAHRVEGKGHLDMDTAMAILNNRFQIMAQYRRLVIAPLVKQELEKVDHSVRHQFHRAKRLLSRETSLLDDRHHVRIQNMLEHSQALKVIYEKRLALQQIWVKTSSNGHDMLAAIKEWVHEAEASGIQSLRDFADQLKTYSLRPATA from the coding sequence ATGTGGTACGAAGGTTTTCTTGGTTTGTCGGCCTGGTCACTGGTGGCAGTCACCCTGCTGATGACCCACGTCACGATCATTGCCGTCACGGTCTACCTGCACCGTTATTCGGCGCATCGCTCCTTGGAGCTCAACGCTGGCCTCAAACATTTCTTCCGTTTCTGGCTGTGGCTGACCACAGCGCAGAACACCCGCGAGTGGACCGCCATCCACCGCAAGCACCACGCCAAATGCGAAACCGTCGACGACCCCCACAGCCCGGTCATAAAAGGCTTGTCCACCGTGCTGCGCAAAGGCGCCGAGCTGTATCGCGCCGAGGCGGAAAATCCGGAAACCTTGCGCATCTACGGCAAGAACTGCCCCGACGACTGGATCGAGCGCAACCTCTACAGCCGCTTCCCGCTAGTGGGCGTGGCGATCATGGGCATCATCGACCTGCTGCTGTTCGGCACCATCGGCATCACCATCTGGGCCATCCAGATGATGTGGATTCCCGTGTGGGCCGCCGGCGTGGTCAATGGCCTGGGCCATGCCGTGGGCTACCGCAACTTCGAATGCCGCGACGCAGCGACCAACCTGGTGCCCTGGGGCATCCTGATCGGCGGCGAAGAACTGCACAACAACCACCACACCTACCCCAACTCGGCCAAGCTGTCGGTACGCAAATGGGAGTTCGACCTGGGCTGGGCCTGGATCCGGGTGTTCAGTGTCCTGGGCCTGGCCAAGGTCCAGCGGGTTGCGCCGATCGCCCACCGGGTCGAAGGCAAGGGCCACCTGGACATGGACACGGCCATGGCGATTCTCAACAACCGTTTCCAGATCATGGCGCAGTACCGCCGGCTGGTCATCGCGCCGCTGGTCAAGCAGGAACTGGAGAAGGTCGATCACTCGGTGCGTCACCAGTTCCACCGGGCCAAACGCCTGCTCTCGCGGGAAACCAGCCTGCTGGACGACCGTCACCACGTGCGCATCCAGAACATGCTCGAACACAGCCAGGCGCTGAAGGTGATCTACGAGAAACGCCTGGCCTTGCAGCAGATCTGGGTCAAGACCAGCAGCAACGGCCACGACATGCTCGCCGCCATCAAGGAATGGGTCCACGAGGCCGAGGCCAGCGGCATCCAGTCCCTGCGGGACTTCGCCGACCAGCTCAAGACCTACTCGCTACGGCCTGCCACGGCCTGA
- the dibA gene encoding phosphodiesterase DibA has translation MTAYQRSAMRVALLYLVLSVIWLQLIGYLSSSFFDQFSDRQHWLLINGYAWILLSAGLVFLARARISRFFGKAEPGADRERLRQAAAVFDCTREGVLVTDRQGLIVHVNRAFMAITGYVRDEVLGQRPNLFKSGRHGPEFYRDMFASLASQGEWSGEIWNRRKSGEIYPQWQTIRVIRDDNDQVSHYVAVFSDISAIKDSEHELAYLAHHDPLTGLPNRLLFSDRTEQALASAQLHKRGCALLLLDLDHFKNINDSLGHNVGDELLKGVAERFRGLFTPGVTLARLGGDEFAVLVENCSQPGQAAALARRILDALKEPLRFDDHALFINASIGISLFPGDALSAGQLLRNADSALFKAKSAGRDGYALYTEELTAHAQQRVEIASELRRALQQQELRVHYQPVHDLATSRLIGVEALVRWEHPTRGLVSPAEFIPIAERTGLIAQVDAWVMDQACRQMCQWQQAGVALSFVAVNVSSRLFARRELYEQVAQVLHDTGLDPACLELEVTESAVMEDPEVALEQMHRLRELGVRLAIDDFGTGYSSLLRLKRLPVQKLKIDQGFVAGLPWDEDDAAIVRVIIALAHSMGMQVHAEGIEQREQAAFLLGQACELGQGYWFGRPVAAALLDWDRVPVIA, from the coding sequence ATGACCGCCTATCAACGCAGTGCCATGCGCGTAGCGCTGCTTTACCTCGTGCTGTCAGTCATATGGCTGCAACTGATTGGTTATTTATCGAGCAGTTTCTTCGATCAATTTTCCGACAGGCAGCATTGGTTATTGATCAACGGTTATGCCTGGATCCTGCTCAGCGCCGGGTTGGTCTTCCTGGCGCGAGCGCGGATCTCGCGTTTTTTCGGCAAGGCCGAGCCTGGCGCCGATCGAGAGCGCCTGCGCCAGGCTGCCGCCGTCTTCGATTGCACCCGTGAAGGGGTGTTGGTAACGGACCGCCAGGGCCTGATCGTGCACGTGAACCGGGCTTTCATGGCGATCACCGGTTATGTGCGGGACGAAGTGCTGGGCCAGCGCCCCAACCTGTTCAAGTCCGGTCGCCATGGGCCGGAGTTCTACCGCGACATGTTTGCCTCCCTGGCCAGCCAGGGCGAATGGAGCGGCGAGATCTGGAACCGGCGTAAAAGTGGAGAGATCTACCCGCAATGGCAGACGATACGCGTCATTCGCGACGATAACGACCAAGTCAGCCATTATGTCGCAGTGTTTTCCGACATCAGCGCCATCAAGGACTCCGAGCACGAACTGGCCTACCTGGCCCATCACGACCCGTTGACAGGCTTGCCCAACCGCCTGCTGTTTTCCGATCGCACCGAGCAGGCCCTGGCGTCGGCGCAGTTGCACAAGCGTGGCTGCGCCCTGTTGCTGCTGGACCTGGATCACTTCAAGAACATCAATGACAGCCTGGGTCACAACGTCGGCGATGAGTTGCTCAAAGGCGTGGCCGAGCGGTTCCGTGGGCTTTTTACGCCGGGGGTGACCCTGGCCCGGTTGGGGGGCGACGAATTTGCGGTGCTGGTGGAAAATTGCTCGCAGCCAGGCCAGGCCGCGGCGTTGGCCCGGCGCATCCTCGACGCGTTGAAAGAGCCCCTGCGGTTCGATGACCACGCATTGTTCATCAATGCCAGCATCGGCATCAGCCTGTTTCCCGGCGATGCTCTGAGCGCCGGGCAGTTGCTGCGCAATGCCGATTCGGCGTTGTTCAAGGCCAAGAGCGCCGGACGCGACGGCTACGCCTTGTACACCGAAGAACTCACGGCCCACGCCCAGCAGCGGGTCGAGATTGCCTCCGAACTGCGTCGGGCGCTGCAGCAGCAGGAGTTGCGCGTTCACTATCAGCCGGTCCACGACCTGGCGACCAGTCGTCTGATCGGGGTCGAGGCGCTGGTGCGATGGGAGCACCCCACGCGAGGGCTGGTGTCGCCGGCTGAGTTCATTCCCATCGCTGAGCGTACCGGCCTGATTGCCCAGGTCGACGCCTGGGTCATGGACCAGGCCTGCCGGCAGATGTGCCAGTGGCAGCAGGCCGGCGTGGCGCTGTCGTTTGTTGCCGTCAACGTTTCGAGTCGGTTGTTTGCCCGTCGCGAGTTGTATGAGCAGGTCGCCCAGGTGTTGCACGACACGGGCCTGGACCCGGCCTGCCTGGAACTGGAAGTGACGGAAAGCGCGGTGATGGAAGACCCGGAAGTGGCGCTGGAGCAGATGCATCGCCTGCGAGAGTTGGGCGTGCGCCTGGCCATCGATGATTTTGGCACGGGTTATTCGTCGCTGCTGCGGCTCAAGCGTTTGCCGGTGCAGAAGCTCAAGATCGACCAGGGTTTTGTCGCGGGGTTGCCGTGGGATGAGGATGATGCGGCGATCGTCCGGGTGATCATTGCTCTGGCCCATAGCATGGGTATGCAGGTGCACGCCGAGGGCATCGAGCAGCGTGAGCAGGCGGCATTTTTGCTTGGCCAGGCTTGTGAGCTGGGGCAGGGTTACTGGTTTGGCCGGCCCGTGGCGGCGGCGCTGTTGGATTGGGATCGGGTGCCGGTTATTGCTTGA